ataaccgggctcgtgaatgaatgtgtgttcatattttgtgacttttaaccgatttagagacgtgggcccgggaaggctttttggggcgattttctaatttcttgctttagttttgatttcattaatgagattagtttcttatagttgtatttatggtatgtgaTTGATTTTGGCTAGACTTGGGCTATTCGAAGTCAGATATTCGTGGATAAGGCattgttactgattgattgagcttggttcgaggtaaatgacttgcctaaccttgtgtgggagaaatccccttaggttttggtactgttgtgatatgtgagctccgtgtacatgaggtgacgagtacgtacacgtgctatattgttgtaaaacccgatttttactgagtatcaatttgttttccttttaatttgagttataccgttttaatgagtattaatctgatttcattcttaattgggctattccaatatgtgtagttatcctgtttagtctaatatcgcatatctacgtgctttaactgcttatttgaactttgtgaagcatgcctagttgatttccgaTTTTCCTTGTTCTTGATCAGtattaactgtagaaatcttgttgttgactattgtatttatcggtttgagctgtgtgtttacttttgagactacgaggcggttcctcgggagttctctctaCACAttaacttttgagactatgaggcggtacctcgggagttctccctgcatgtttacttttgggactacgaagtaGTACCTCGGtagattcccctgcacatttacttttgagactacgaggcggtaccttgggagatctcctcgcatatttacttttgggactacgagacggtatctcgggaaacCCCCTGTTGAGTGTTTATTTCTTTTttactacgagacggtatcttgggagtgCCCCCGTTGCTATCACATTGTGCTGTGTTATTATTTCtctatgaattctttctgttaaatttcccattttaattcattttattatatcatttgtcttattattatatccccaGTAGGACCcggacttgacctcgtcactactctaccgatgttaagcttggcacttactgggtaccgttgtggtgtacttatgttACTCTTTTGCACACGTTTTGTGTGGAGATCCAGGTGCTTCtcatcagccccgctattagctgagagtgcttgctgctgtatggagacttcaaggtacatctgccgcatccacaaacctcggagtccccctctattctcccctgtgtcatttaccttccgtatttcttttattagactctggtgtatagagattctagtttccttctgtagcttgtgacttataatgtttcgggttttgggaatactgtgtattactagagtgttggttattatacatgccaagtggcattgttaccagttatttagttatctattgcagttagttgttaagttttacttccattttgttatttctgcattttgttaggcttacctagtcatagagactaggtgccgtcacaacgtcttacagagggagaattgggtcatgacaagttggtatcagagctctacattcataggtatcgtgagtcacaagcaagtttagtagagtcccgcggatcggtatagagatgtctgtatttatcttcgggaggttatgggactgttaggaaaaattacacttctttgattccttgtcgtgcgaaattatTGACTTCgtaattctaaacttctgtattctattctctcacagatggggaggacacgtacaggcggatctgatgaccaggcacccccACCCCCTGCTATAtacgcgagaggtcggggccggggtagagatCGAGGACGTTCATGAGGTGCAGCCAGAGCAAccacacgagctgctacagaggagcccccagtagctccagctgtagggcaggcacctgaggtaaatgttgctgcaccagccctccagaagactctagcccagtttctgagcatgttcagcaccttagctccggatggattgattccacttgctccttccatatcttaggccgggggaggagaaCAGACTCTCGTCACCGGTACCCTAGAACCAACCATGAAGAAACACTTAGGATCCAAAGAAAAAACTTATCAAACCCTTTTTCTCTACCCATTTCAGAAAGGAagatcaaccaaaacatccccgAGATCAATATGGTGTTGAGCACCACACAAGTTAAAGCAATGGAGGAAGAATATCTGCTGAGAACATGGAGACAAAATCAGGACATATCTCGGAGCACTGATCGCCTTGCTAAACATCCGAGTTGACAAGGTGCTTACTCGCCTGCTGATAGAGTTCTGGGACCCGGCCAAGGTGGTGTTTAAGTTTGTCGATTGTGAGTTAGTGCCAACATTCGAATAAATTACCAGTTTCACGGAGCTACCATTTACAGGGATGAAATCGATACTACCAGTCACCATGCCCGGCTACAGGTTTCTTGAAGCTTTGGCTCTAGCAAACAACCAGTGTTATAGAAACATCGAGGATGGATGGGTAATCCCAGACCAATTATTTGACAGGTTTGGACATCGTGAAAGCTATGAATGGTGCTTAGGATAATTTCAGTGTGATCAGGCAATGTGGGAGAGTCTCCGACCCATAACCTTCTCTTTGGCGCTGCTGGGACTGTTGGTTTTCCGGCAAAGAAGAGGACGGATCAATATCAACTTATTACATGTGGTTCTAGCAACATTCTGAAGCAACCTCTAAGCCACTCTGGTACCTATAGTGTTAGCATAGATTCTCATGGCTTTATCCGAATGTTCCCGGGGATATGATTTCTTCAAGGGTTGTAACCTGCTACTTCAAATATGGGCCACAGAGCAGTTTTTTTGGTGAGAGGCCACAGTTGACTACTTTGTGGGCGTTAGTAGCATGATTCGAAGCCACAATGaaatgatgaggtattgggtctcCCCGTATGGACAGGAAGAGTGGAGAGAGATGCTGACTAACATAAGCGGAGAATGGGTCAGTTGAAGCTGTCATGGCTAGGCGGAAGATCAATCCTAAGGACTCCTCATAAATATTTCATCGAGCTGATAGGACTTGAGGGCATCCATCCATACTCACCCCTATGAGTTCCCAGGCATTTCGGGTTGATTCAGGATGTACCTCTCTGGACAAGGAAAACACTGTATGAGGATGAGTACTATAGGCAGATCCCAATACCAAGGATTAAAGGGCTTCAGGAAGAGTGGAATGACCTGGTCACAATACCAATGGGTCAAAACTCGTGGTGCCATCCGGAATACAATTTCTGGATTAACGAAGAAGATGAGCTAGCCCGACCAAGCATGGAAGGAATAGCCTGGCTGGAGGATGCAATGGAGGCATTGCAAATCTATCATGAGAACTTGCCACACTATCTTTTGACTACCTCCATGCACCACTAAGTGATCCCGAGATCAATTGATCACATGTTGCCACCCATCGAGGATGATGACCGAGTAGTGAAGTGTATCCTGATAGAGTCTGAGACAGAACCGGAGGAAGATCCAGATGAAGAATCTGAATTCAATGATGATGGAGAGGAATTTGAAAAAGATCCGGAGGAAGAACCAGAAGAAAAGATGGGGAATGAATCCAGGGATGATTACTagaagttggttgatttcccccCTTTCCCACTTTGTATCTTTATCCTAAACTTTCTCATTTCCCTAAGGGAAAGTTTGTTTGATCCCATGTAATTCTGTGAATGTTTGGAAACAATGATGTAACCTCTGCTCCCACTTATTATAATCCAAACActatcaatgaaaacaaatttTGCTCAGATCTGAATGTGTCAAATATTCGCGACTTAGGCCTACCTCTGGCAGAGAGGTCCCACGAATTTTAGGATAACGCGCTTGCCTAAATACGTAAACTAACTGCTCTATGTGCCTattacttgtgcaaatgatgAAACTAACTtctgttcttttttcttttccttcttttctcttcttactttattattattccccaaagaaaagttggtttgtgttgacCCAAAATTGGCGGAACCACCGTACAACCTAAGATTGAAAGGGAAGATGTCTACGACAGATAACCCAACCGAACATGCTCTGGTAATACCCAATAGACCGGGGAGATCGTTAGAGAAGGACGATACGAGGCATGACGAACATGTGGCCAGGATGATTCAGGACATGGAATCTTTGAGGGAGGAAGTACAACACATCCGGGAATTGCCACATCTATCCTTGACAACGCTCCTACAACCATCCCGTTTTCCTTCTCTAGATTCAATCCCCGACCACCTTCCTTATAGACCCCCCCCCCCACTCAGTTTATAGCTACAGTAACCCCAGCAAACCCACCAAATACTCCTATACGCACTCCTTACATACCACAAAACCCATCAAATACCACCAACACAGTTCACACCCCTCCTCGTGACAGAGTCACCTTTACCACTAACCAAAACCAGCACATACTCCCGACCTATACCATTGCACATGAGCGATATGTTCCTCCCGTATATGCCATTTTAGAACCCACCTTCACAGTGCCTGTCACTGTCAGGGTGCCTTATAAAATGGACCAATATGTCGAAATGAGGAGAGGAGCTAGGTATAAGGAGGAGGAATCAGTGTCTGAGAAATTACGAGCATtgagaaaacaaatgaagaaccttCAGGTCACTCGAGGGAGAAAAAGTCTTGACTATGAAGATCTGTGTATCCATCCTGATTTGGATATGCCGACAGGGTACAACCCTCCAAAGTTTGAAATCTTTGATGGGATAGGTGATCTCTATTCGGACTTGAGAGCCTACTGTGATAAACTGATTGGAGTAGGAAGAAATAATAAGATGAAAATGAAGTTGTTCATAAGGAACTTGACAGGGGAAGCACTTACTTGGTATACTCTCCAAGACCCGCGAAACTGGAGGACA
The DNA window shown above is from Nicotiana tomentosiformis chromosome 8, ASM39032v3, whole genome shotgun sequence and carries:
- the LOC138897200 gene encoding uncharacterized protein codes for the protein MDQYVEMRRGARYKEEESVSEKLRALRKQMKNLQVTRGRKSLDYEDLCIHPDLDMPTGYNPPKFEIFDGIGDLYSDLRAYCDKLIGVGRNNKMKMKLFIRNLTGEALTWYTLQDPRNWRTWKDMAEDFMNRFQFNIEITPDRFALVNLQKKSSESFQEYEGIYFEKMIGMMWQKFLKLVKMGDFLEEGIKFGKVQSMAAIQEASKAIQSGSTGSGMKKKEEVSAIVPYYQSNPHHGNTS